A window from Triticum aestivum cultivar Chinese Spring chromosome 6D, IWGSC CS RefSeq v2.1, whole genome shotgun sequence encodes these proteins:
- the LOC123145097 gene encoding pentatricopeptide repeat-containing protein At1g74900, mitochondrial, translating into MPPPPPPPTSLSPSYPTPATASSPTPRQIAALVLNYPSSNLTTASARSLSASLLAVAPALPTPVANRVLKLLWHHAPRALLFFHSLLHLPARAHAVSPCTIDLALDLSARLRHPRQLTNSILALFPRLRLPFTPRTFPILFERFAASQRRPDIAVRLFLSLHRSHRVVQDLPLFNSLLDALGKSRHASKAASLVRALERRFPPDVVTYNTLADGWCRVKDTSRALDLLRQMAESGITPTKTTYNIILKGFFRAGQIQHAWNFFLQMKKRGAKDESCKPDIISYTTIIHGLGVAGQLDKARKLFDEMSKEGCTPSVATYNALIQVICKKGNVEDAVTVFDDMVRQDYVPNVVTYTVLIRGLCHAGKIDRAMKLMERMKDEGCEPVVQTYNVLIRYSFEEGEIEKALCLFERMSKGEDCLPNQDTYNIIISAMFVRKRAEDMATAARMVMEMVERGYLPRRFMLNRVLNGLMLTGNQQISRDLLRMQEKYRRLRREIRL; encoded by the coding sequence atgccgccgccaccgccgccgccgacctcgctcTCGCCATCCTACCCCACGCCTGCAACCGCATCATCCCCAACCCCGCGCCAGATCGCCGCCCTCGTGCTTAACTACCCGTCGTCCAACCTCACCACCGCATCGGCCCGCTCCCTCTCGGCGTCCCTCCTCGCCGTCGCCCCGGCCCTCCCGACGCCCGTGGCCAACCGCGTCCTCAAGCTCCTCTGGCACCACGCGCCGCGcgcgctcctcttcttccactcgcTCCTCCACCTCCCCGCCCGCGCGCACGCCGTCTCCCCCTGCACCATCGACCTCGCACTCGACCTCTCCGCGCGCCTCCGCCACCCCCGCCAGCTCACCAACTCCATCCTCGCGCTCTTCCCGCGCCTCCGCCTGCCCTTCACCCCGCGCACTTTCCCCATCCTCTTCGAGCGCTTCGCGGCGTCGCAGCGCCGGCCCGACATCGCCGTCCGCCTCTTCCTCTCGCTCCACCGCTCCCACCGCGTCGTGCAGGATCTCCCCCTCTTCAACTCCCTCCTCGACGCGCTCGGGAAGTCGCGCCATGCCAGCAAGGCCGCCTCCCTCGTCCGCGCTCTCGAGCGGCGCTTCCCCCCGGACGTTGTCACGTACAACACCCTCGCTGACGGATGGTGCCGCGTCAAGGACACGTCCCGCGCGCTCGACTTGCTGCGGCAGATGGCCGAGTCCGGCATCACGCCCACGAAGACAACCTATAATATCATCCTCAAAGGCTTCTTCCGTGCTGGGCAGATACAGCACGCATGGAACTTCTTCCTCCAAATGAAGAAGAGGGGGGCCAAGGACGAGAGCTGTAAGCCGGACATCATATCGTACACTACCATCATTCATGGGCTGGGTGTTGCTGGGCAGCTAGACAAAGCTCGCAaactgttcgatgaaatgtctaaAGAAGGTTGCACGCCGTCAGTGGCAACTTACAATGCGCTTATCCAGGTGATATGTAAGAAGGGAAATGTGGAGGATGCAGTCACAGTGTTTGATGATATGGTTCGACAGGATTACGTCCCAAATGTGGTCACCTATACCGTCTTGATTCGAGGTCTCTGCCATGCTGGGAAAATTGACCGGGCTATGAAGCTCATGGAGAGAATGAAAGATGAAGGCTGTGAGCCAGTCGTTCAGACATACAATGTTCTAATAAGATATTCATTTGAGGAAGGGGAGATCGAGAAGGCCTTGTGTTTGTTTGAGAGGATGAGTAAAGGAGAGGACTGCCTGCCTAACCAAGATACATACAATATCATAATAAGTGCAATGTTTGTGCGCAAGAGGGCTGAGGACATGGCAACGGCGGCGAGGATGGTAATGGAGATGGTGGAGAGAGGCTACTTACCTAGAAGGTTCATGCTCAACCGTGTTCTGAATGGGTTGATGTTGACAGGGAATCAGCAAATTTCTAGAGATCTGTTGAGAATGCAAGAGAAATATAGACGCCTGCGACGAGAAATAAGATTGTGA